A window of the Polypterus senegalus isolate Bchr_013 chromosome 4, ASM1683550v1, whole genome shotgun sequence genome harbors these coding sequences:
- the LOC120528252 gene encoding zona pellucida sperm-binding protein 4-like isoform X2: MARLDYWCLFWLVVWVQGAHLAFARSEDVTKKCDDDNTMTLSFSGSPLVFLQKTRGGLVKVTKELPGIVLRVMSGRTTITVPFSSSYAHVSEQYVVTIAVGSRSNVKTFTCPKPARRSGSVAERCTVADGEKLPCGGSSSITQADCEANNCCYDSSSSTSPCYYANDVTVQCTLDGQFVVVVSKNVTLPPLELGSLQLGDSSSVGCSPVTSLSSFVMYQFPVSTCGSTVQMVGGNVTYQNTMSAAITVRTGPEGSITRDSVYKLFFQCTYSGSQDVQVEAEVYTVAPPLPVVEQGPFDLELVIATDSSYGSYYVDADYPVTKTLRDPVAVEVHIVNRTDPNLVLTLGDCWVTPGPSASSQPQWSLLVNGCPNTGDNYLTSLVTVDSTSGVPYPSHYKRFVFEMFAFVDSVARQALAEKIFIYCVAAACYPSAADPCTLSCPARRSGRAADKVAQIALAKKNVLLHSGPVIFEADQVETSRLKQEASLPTGYLVLGAATTLVVVMLILAVLALRRLNWQKMNLKY, translated from the exons ATGGCGCGTTTGGATTACTGGTGTCTTTTCTGGCTGGTCGTTTGGGTGCAGGGTGCTCATTTGGCTTTTGCTCGGTCAGAGGACGTGACTAAGAAATGCGACGACGACAACACGATGACCTTGTCATTTTCTGGTTCTCCACTTGTTTTTCTCCAGA agaCGAGAGGCGGACTTGTAAAGGTAACCAAGGAACTCCCAGGAATTGTCCTCCGTGTAATGTCTGGCCGCACCACAATAACGGTCCCCTTTTCTTCATCGTACGCTCACGTGTCTGAGCAG TATGTCGTGACTATTGCTGTTGGATCTCGATCAAATGTGAAAACCTTCACCTGTCCGAAGCCAG CTCGCCGATCTGGGAGTGTTGCTGAGAGATGCACAGTGGCAGATGGTGAGAAGCTCCCTTGTGGAGGGTCTTCATCCATTACTCAAGCAGACTGTGAAGCCAACAACTGTTGCTATGATTCCAGTAGCAGCACCAGTCCATGCTACTATGCCAATGATG TGACTGTGCAGTGCACCCTGGATGGCCAGTTTGTGGTGGTGGTATCTAAGAATGTGACCCTTCCTCCCTTGGAACTTGGCTCCCTCCAGTTGGGGGACAGTAGTTCTGTTGGCTGCAGCCCTGTGACCAGCCTGTCTAGCTTTGTCATGTACCAGTTTCCAGTCAGTACCTGTGGCAGCACAGTTCAG ATGGTTGGTGGCAATGTGACCTACCAGAACACCATGTCTGCTGCCATCACTGTGAGGACTGGTCCAGAGGGCTCCATCACCAGGGACAGTGTCTACAA GTTGttcttccagtgcacctactcgggaagccaggatgtgcaagtggaggctgaggtgtatactgtggcaccacctcttccagtagtagaGCAAGGGCCATTTGACCTGGAATTGGTCATTGCAACAG ATTCCTCCTATGGCTCCTACTATGTGGATGCTGACTACCCAGTGACCAAAACTCTGAGGGATCCTGTGGCTGTGGAAGTGCACATCGTGAACAGGACTGACCCTAACCTTGTGCTGACTCTTGGGGACTGCTGGGTCACCCCAGGACCTTCTGCTTCCAGCCAGCCCCAGTGGAGCCTTCTGGTGAATGG GTGTCCAAACACAGGGGACAACTATTTAACCAGCTTGGTGACTGtggacagcacatctggagtgccctacccaagtcattacaagagatttgtgtttgagatgtttgcttttgttGATTCTGTCGCTCGGCAAGCCTTGGCAGAAAAG atcttcatctactgtgttgCTGCTGCCTGCTACCCttctgcagcagacccctgtactCTGTCTTGTCCTGCTAGAA GATCAGGCAGAGCTGCAGACAAGGTGGCCCAGATTGCTCTTGCCAAGAAGAATGTGCTCCTTCACAGTGGTCCTGTAATCTTTGAGGCTGACCAGGTGGAAACATCCAGGCTGAAGCAAGAAG CCTCTCTTCCCACTGGATACCTGGTGTTAGGAGCTGCAACTACCCTTGTAGTGGTGATGCTCATTTTGGCTGTACTTGCTTTAAGAAGGTTGAACTGGCAAAAAATGAAtctgaaatattaa
- the LOC120528252 gene encoding zona pellucida sperm-binding protein 4-like isoform X1 — protein MARLDYWCLFWLVVWVQGAHLAFARSEDVTKKCDDDNTMTLSFSGSPLVFLQKTRGGLVKVTKELPGIVLRVMSGRTTITVPFSSSYAHVSEQGSQYVVTIAVGSRSNVKTFTCPKPARRSGSVAERCTVADGEKLPCGGSSSITQADCEANNCCYDSSSSTSPCYYANDVTVQCTLDGQFVVVVSKNVTLPPLELGSLQLGDSSSVGCSPVTSLSSFVMYQFPVSTCGSTVQMVGGNVTYQNTMSAAITVRTGPEGSITRDSVYKLFFQCTYSGSQDVQVEAEVYTVAPPLPVVEQGPFDLELVIATDSSYGSYYVDADYPVTKTLRDPVAVEVHIVNRTDPNLVLTLGDCWVTPGPSASSQPQWSLLVNGCPNTGDNYLTSLVTVDSTSGVPYPSHYKRFVFEMFAFVDSVARQALAEKIFIYCVAAACYPSAADPCTLSCPARRSGRAADKVAQIALAKKNVLLHSGPVIFEADQVETSRLKQEASLPTGYLVLGAATTLVVVMLILAVLALRRLNWQKMNLKY, from the exons ATGGCGCGTTTGGATTACTGGTGTCTTTTCTGGCTGGTCGTTTGGGTGCAGGGTGCTCATTTGGCTTTTGCTCGGTCAGAGGACGTGACTAAGAAATGCGACGACGACAACACGATGACCTTGTCATTTTCTGGTTCTCCACTTGTTTTTCTCCAGA agaCGAGAGGCGGACTTGTAAAGGTAACCAAGGAACTCCCAGGAATTGTCCTCCGTGTAATGTCTGGCCGCACCACAATAACGGTCCCCTTTTCTTCATCGTACGCTCACGTGTCTGAGCAG GGATCCCAGTATGTCGTGACTATTGCTGTTGGATCTCGATCAAATGTGAAAACCTTCACCTGTCCGAAGCCAG CTCGCCGATCTGGGAGTGTTGCTGAGAGATGCACAGTGGCAGATGGTGAGAAGCTCCCTTGTGGAGGGTCTTCATCCATTACTCAAGCAGACTGTGAAGCCAACAACTGTTGCTATGATTCCAGTAGCAGCACCAGTCCATGCTACTATGCCAATGATG TGACTGTGCAGTGCACCCTGGATGGCCAGTTTGTGGTGGTGGTATCTAAGAATGTGACCCTTCCTCCCTTGGAACTTGGCTCCCTCCAGTTGGGGGACAGTAGTTCTGTTGGCTGCAGCCCTGTGACCAGCCTGTCTAGCTTTGTCATGTACCAGTTTCCAGTCAGTACCTGTGGCAGCACAGTTCAG ATGGTTGGTGGCAATGTGACCTACCAGAACACCATGTCTGCTGCCATCACTGTGAGGACTGGTCCAGAGGGCTCCATCACCAGGGACAGTGTCTACAA GTTGttcttccagtgcacctactcgggaagccaggatgtgcaagtggaggctgaggtgtatactgtggcaccacctcttccagtagtagaGCAAGGGCCATTTGACCTGGAATTGGTCATTGCAACAG ATTCCTCCTATGGCTCCTACTATGTGGATGCTGACTACCCAGTGACCAAAACTCTGAGGGATCCTGTGGCTGTGGAAGTGCACATCGTGAACAGGACTGACCCTAACCTTGTGCTGACTCTTGGGGACTGCTGGGTCACCCCAGGACCTTCTGCTTCCAGCCAGCCCCAGTGGAGCCTTCTGGTGAATGG GTGTCCAAACACAGGGGACAACTATTTAACCAGCTTGGTGACTGtggacagcacatctggagtgccctacccaagtcattacaagagatttgtgtttgagatgtttgcttttgttGATTCTGTCGCTCGGCAAGCCTTGGCAGAAAAG atcttcatctactgtgttgCTGCTGCCTGCTACCCttctgcagcagacccctgtactCTGTCTTGTCCTGCTAGAA GATCAGGCAGAGCTGCAGACAAGGTGGCCCAGATTGCTCTTGCCAAGAAGAATGTGCTCCTTCACAGTGGTCCTGTAATCTTTGAGGCTGACCAGGTGGAAACATCCAGGCTGAAGCAAGAAG CCTCTCTTCCCACTGGATACCTGGTGTTAGGAGCTGCAACTACCCTTGTAGTGGTGATGCTCATTTTGGCTGTACTTGCTTTAAGAAGGTTGAACTGGCAAAAAATGAAtctgaaatattaa